In a single window of the Acinetobacter sp. CS-2 genome:
- the fumC gene encoding class II fumarate hydratase has translation MQTRIEHDTMGDVEVPSEAMWGAQTQRSLQNFKIGQERLPRPMIRAMGLVKKAAAITNAELDQIPHELSHYIVNAAEEVIAGKWDGQFPLVVWQTGSGTQSNMNCNEVIANIANQKLGNPLGSQKPVHPNDHVNRAQSTNDSFPTAIHVAASLQINELLIPAVQRLRDTLEAKSQEFSDIVKIGRTHLQDATPLTLGQEFSGYVSQLDHALKRLHYALLGLYELPLGGTAVGTGLNAHPEYAVKAAAQLANLTGLPFVTAPNKFEALAARDAAVFASGALKTLAVSLNKIANDIRWLASGPRCGFSEIRIPENEPGSSIMPGKVNPTQSEAMTMVVAQVLGNDTTINVAGASGNFELNVFMPVIAFNLLQSIQLLGDACNSFNDHCAVGIEPNREKIDHFLHNSLMLVTALNPVIGYENAAKVAKTAYKEGKTLKQVAVELNLVTAEQFDAVVIPENMVSPNVK, from the coding sequence ATGCAAACACGTATTGAACATGACACCATGGGCGATGTTGAAGTTCCCAGTGAAGCAATGTGGGGTGCGCAAACGCAGCGTAGTTTGCAAAACTTTAAAATTGGCCAAGAACGTTTACCGCGACCGATGATTCGGGCGATGGGTCTGGTAAAAAAAGCAGCAGCCATTACCAATGCCGAGTTAGATCAAATTCCGCATGAATTGTCACACTATATAGTCAATGCAGCAGAAGAAGTGATTGCCGGAAAGTGGGATGGCCAGTTTCCACTGGTGGTGTGGCAAACCGGGTCTGGTACGCAAAGCAACATGAACTGCAACGAGGTGATTGCCAATATTGCCAACCAGAAACTGGGCAATCCTTTAGGTTCACAAAAGCCGGTCCATCCCAATGACCATGTCAATCGTGCTCAATCGACCAATGACTCGTTTCCCACTGCCATTCATGTGGCTGCAAGTCTACAAATCAATGAATTGCTGATTCCTGCCGTACAACGTTTACGCGATACTCTAGAGGCTAAATCGCAAGAATTTTCCGACATTGTCAAAATTGGCCGTACCCATTTACAGGATGCAACACCCTTAACGCTCGGGCAAGAATTTAGTGGCTATGTGTCACAACTGGATCATGCCTTAAAACGTTTGCATTATGCCTTACTGGGTTTATATGAATTGCCTTTGGGGGGCACAGCAGTTGGAACAGGTTTAAATGCACATCCGGAGTATGCAGTAAAAGCTGCAGCACAGTTAGCTAATTTAACCGGTTTGCCATTTGTAACGGCTCCGAATAAATTTGAAGCTTTAGCTGCGCGTGATGCTGCGGTATTTGCCTCTGGGGCTTTAAAGACGTTGGCAGTGAGTTTAAATAAAATTGCCAATGATATTCGCTGGTTGGCCAGTGGTCCGCGCTGCGGTTTTAGTGAAATCCGTATTCCTGAAAATGAGCCAGGTTCAAGCATTATGCCCGGCAAGGTCAATCCAACCCAAAGTGAAGCCATGACCATGGTGGTGGCACAGGTGCTGGGGAATGATACGACTATTAATGTCGCCGGAGCTTCGGGCAACTTCGAGCTGAATGTGTTTATGCCGGTCATTGCATTTAACCTGTTGCAATCGATTCAACTGTTGGGCGATGCATGTAACAGCTTTAATGATCATTGTGCCGTTGGCATTGAGCCCAACCGCGAAAAAATTGATCATTTCCTGCATAATTCACTGATGTTAGTCACTGCTTTAAATCCGGTGATTGGTTATGAAAATGCTGCTAAAGTGGCAAAAACAGCATATAAGGAAGGCAAAACCTTAAAACAGGTCGCGGTCGAATTGAACCTGGTCACTGCCGAACAGTTTGATGCCGTGGTAATTCCGGAAAATATGGTTTCACCTAATGTGAAATAG